GGCCGCCTAGGCGGCTATGCGGCCGATTTTTAGAACATGGAGTATTACAAATTGTGTGTTTTTTTTTTTTTTTGAACACAATTACAAATTGTGTGCTACACAATCTTTTTGATACTCCGATAGGCTCATTTGGTTAACCTGTATTCGAATTCCTCGGCCTACCAGAAGCCCAATTTGATTTTTTTCTTTTGGGCTTAAGTCATTCTTCTAACTCTTTTAAAATGGGACCAACTATTCAATTATAGTATCATTTTATGCAACACACTATTCCTATTTCTTTTACAAAATTATTTTTCTATATAAAGAATATACAGGCTTTAGCAAAGTATTTATTTGGTAAATGGATCATTATCTTCATATTCGCAGTATAATGGATATTGTTGGGTATAGTTAGATGAATCGGTAAATAAACAATTCTTAGGAATGAAAAGCAAAAAGAGACAATTATCACCGTTGGGTCCTTTACATTCAGAGTTATATGCACTTATTTGGTCCATGGAAATTATGCTCCAGTACACCGCATGCTATCACTTTGGAACAGATTGTGAAGACGTCATTTTAATGATCAAGGATTCGACAGTATGGCCAGGCTTTTCAACTGAACTAACAAAGATGACTTATATTGAAAGAAGATTCCAAGATTACACATGTACCAAGAGCGTAGAACCGAACATCGCGCGCTTTAGCTTAGGATTCCTCATAGAAATTTAATTTTTATTGGTTGTTCTATCCCAGTCTGGATTGTTATACGACCTCCAGGTTGGGGTTGAGTAATAGAATATATAGCATTTAGATGCAAAAGAAAAATATTTTTTTCGAAAATTTATGATAATATTTTTTTGTAAAAAATAATTTTCTTCTAACTGTCTCAACAAATTCTTTTTGTTATTTACATTTTTTTTAGTTTTATATTAAGTAGATTCTTACAAAAAAAAATATGCTAAAGTTTACTAACTTATTTAACAAGTATTGTGTAATAAACTATTATAAAACGAAAATGAGTGAAAAAGGTTTCACAGAAAATTGACCAAGAAAAAACATCTTGTAGTAGCCCTGGAGATACATTTTCCCAGCCATGGCGAGCGCGGGGGAGCCGCCTCCTCTCTCTCTCTGAATCCTCTGAACAAAAACTTAAGTGTGGACGTATGTATACAGCACAAATAAGTTTGAATTACACGATGTAGGATGTTTGGATTTTTGAAAATTGATTATTCCAAGTTGCCAACTTTGTTTTCTCAAAAAAAAAAAAAAAATTGACCAACTTTGTTGCTTCATTTCTCATTCAATTAAAGTTTATTTTGAAGTTTGAATATATCAAATTTTATATATCAATTTAACTAGCGGGAAAAGCCACTAGAAAATTAGAAAAACCCAGCCTTTCAATTGATCAAAAACTCAGTTCCAACACTAGCATGAGTAGAAAGATGATTGTCAAGCTATGATCTATATGACACCAACCGACTGGTAACAGTGGAAATGAAGTTACAAAAGCTTATAATTGTGGATGCATTACAAACATTTACTAATCTATATGTTGTGGTGGAATAAGGTAAGGGGCCAAGAATGGACGAAAGCCTCTAATAACTAAGTAGTCAGCCAGTTCGACAGTTACATTTTCCCAGTAATCCAAGCTTTCAACGCTGTTCGGGAACAGGACAGGAAAAGAACTAGCCCGGAGACAAAAAGGTTCAGACATTGAGAGGAAAATGACAAGATCTCCTATGTCTTCAGTGTGAACCGCGTTGCCTTCACCGTCTAGTTTGAACACCATTAAATATTCTGTTCTCATTTTGGCAACACCATCATCGATCTCAACAGTCTTCTTGTACTGCTTAACCAAGAAAGTTTCGCCGGTGGTTACTGACTCCACCAAGTGCTCGTACGTGCAGCACGAATCCATAAGCTCGTTTGTGGTCTTAGTTAACTCGGGAATGTTTTTAAACCGCAGCCTCTGAATCTTGTGTTTGTGATTCTGGAGATCCCATGTTCCCACGAGGTGACCTCCAGCCCCAAGAATGCGAAACATGCCCTCTTTCTTGGAAAACATAACACGAGAAGAGAAGAAGCATGAGTTTTCGATCCTGATATTGGTCCATTCGGGTTTACTCTGAGCTGGTCTGCAAAAACTGAGCTGAGGTCCCAAAAACTTGACAGCCACAACACAGTCTTCATCCTCTGGAGAAGATGAGGACATTGACAC
This genomic interval from Brassica oleracea var. oleracea cultivar TO1000 chromosome C2, BOL, whole genome shotgun sequence contains the following:
- the LOC106326270 gene encoding uncharacterized protein LOC106326270, which produces MSLILNRLSKLWLGKSRRSTLLLLSNGFSSCSRKKQTPPCFVVSAELCEPYEACLGKLVISEVHNDMINLEKKVHLELLYNDIFDKVVTIGASNGWVATLSGDDGILRLQDDLNPYASYTDPKSIPLPPLVTLPCCQTQIVTNVSMSSSSPEDEDCVVAVKFLGPQLSFCRPAQSKPEWTNIRIENSCFFSSRVMFSKKEGMFRILGAGGHLVGTWDLQNHKHKIQRLRFKNIPELTKTTNELMDSCCTYEHLVESVTTGETFLVKQYKKTVEIDDGVAKMRTEYLMVFKLDGEGNAVHTEDIGDLVIFLSMSEPFCLRASSFPVLFPNSVESLDYWENVTVELADYLVIRGFRPFLAPYLIPPQHID